A region from the Acidobacteriota bacterium genome encodes:
- a CDS encoding inositol-3-phosphate synthase codes for MIPGMGAVATTFVAGVEAVRKGHAKPIGSLTQMGTVRLGKRTEGRTPKVSQFVPLADLESLVFTGWDIFEDDMYIAASKAGVIEKELLDKVKPFLKSVKPRKAVFDRHYVKKLDGHHIKSGKSKMDLAEQLRADIRDFKKSSGADRLVMMWCGSTEIFLQQTAAHTSVKSFEKALKESSPDIAPSMIYAYAALMEGVPFANGAPNLTVDIPAMHELSRRNSAPICGKDFKTGQTLIKTVLAPAFKARMLGVSGWYSTNILGNRDGEVLDDPESFKTKEESKLGVLEHILQPELYPELYGNIFHKVRINYYPPRGDNKEGWDNIDIFGWLNYPMQIKVDFLCRDSILAAPIVLDLVLFLDLAQRTPGLQGLGIQEWLSFYFKSPMTALGLYPEHDLFIQSMKLKNTLRHLRGQEMITHLGLEYYD; via the coding sequence ATGATTCCCGGAATGGGAGCGGTGGCGACCACATTTGTTGCTGGAGTGGAAGCTGTACGAAAAGGGCATGCAAAACCTATCGGATCGCTGACCCAAATGGGAACTGTTCGCCTGGGAAAACGCACTGAGGGCCGTACTCCCAAGGTCAGTCAGTTTGTTCCGCTTGCAGACTTGGAAAGCCTGGTCTTCACTGGTTGGGACATTTTTGAAGACGACATGTACATCGCGGCCAGCAAGGCCGGCGTGATTGAGAAAGAGCTGCTCGACAAAGTAAAGCCATTCCTTAAGTCAGTAAAGCCTCGCAAAGCGGTCTTTGATCGCCATTATGTCAAAAAGCTGGATGGGCACCACATCAAGTCGGGCAAATCGAAGATGGATCTCGCAGAGCAGCTGCGCGCCGATATCCGCGACTTCAAGAAGAGTTCCGGCGCCGACCGGTTAGTCATGATGTGGTGCGGTTCGACTGAGATTTTCCTGCAGCAGACCGCAGCGCATACCTCAGTCAAATCTTTCGAGAAGGCGCTCAAGGAGAGTAGTCCTGATATTGCGCCGTCCATGATCTATGCCTACGCCGCGCTGATGGAAGGAGTGCCATTTGCGAATGGCGCACCGAATCTTACGGTAGACATTCCTGCAATGCATGAGCTGTCCCGCCGGAACAGCGCACCAATTTGCGGCAAGGATTTCAAAACGGGGCAAACCTTGATCAAAACCGTACTCGCGCCGGCGTTTAAGGCTCGCATGTTGGGCGTGAGCGGGTGGTATTCCACCAACATCCTTGGTAATCGCGATGGCGAAGTGCTGGACGATCCGGAGTCCTTCAAGACGAAAGAGGAATCGAAGCTCGGAGTGCTCGAGCACATTCTGCAGCCTGAGCTCTATCCGGAGCTCTACGGGAACATCTTCCACAAGGTTCGGATTAACTACTATCCTCCCCGCGGCGATAACAAGGAGGGGTGGGACAACATCGACATCTTCGGGTGGCTCAACTATCCGATGCAGATCAAGGTGGATTTCCTGTGCCGGGATTCGATCCTCGCTGCCCCCATCGTCCTCGACCTGGTTCTCTTTCTGGATCTTGCCCAGCGCACCCCTGGGCTGCAGGGCCTAGGCATTCAGGAGTGGCTGAGCTTCTACTTCAAGTCGCCGATGACCGCGCTTGGGCTGTATCCGGAGCACGATCTCTTCATTCAGTCCATGAAGCTGAAGAACACACTGCGGCACCTTCGCGGGCAGGAGATGATCACGCACTTGGGGTTGGAATACTACGACTAG
- a CDS encoding peptidase M48, which produces MKHLAKWMLAGVLACTLSVLPASARSNDHPKDDPKDPQTQPVPTIDNVKKGSLDDVNAIGNRDIGNKGLGNWYSIEKEVSMGKQYAQQVEQSAKLVTDPVVNEYVNRIGQNLVRHSDAKVPFTIKVIDDDQINAFALPGGFFYVNTGTILAADDESELAGVMAHEIAHVCARHAMRQMTRANWANFATIPLIFIGGGIGYAAYEAAGIGIPLTFMKFSRGFEAQADYLGTQYLYASGYDPQAMVDFFEKIEATEKKKPGALAKAFASHPATPDRVEHTQQEIARILPQKDEYVVTTSEFDQVKARLAALENRRKVIDDKDTSKPSLRRASNKTDKDGKTTDDDRPTLHRRDNND; this is translated from the coding sequence ATGAAACACCTGGCAAAGTGGATGCTGGCTGGAGTTCTCGCATGCACGTTATCGGTTCTGCCGGCTAGCGCTCGGTCAAACGACCACCCTAAAGACGACCCAAAGGACCCGCAAACCCAACCTGTTCCTACCATCGATAACGTAAAGAAGGGCAGTCTCGACGATGTGAATGCGATTGGCAATCGCGACATCGGCAATAAAGGCTTGGGGAATTGGTACTCGATCGAAAAGGAAGTCTCCATGGGCAAGCAGTACGCCCAGCAGGTGGAGCAGAGCGCCAAACTGGTGACCGATCCGGTGGTGAACGAATACGTAAATCGCATCGGGCAGAACCTGGTGCGCCACTCCGATGCGAAGGTGCCGTTCACAATTAAAGTCATCGATGACGATCAAATCAACGCCTTCGCACTTCCCGGTGGCTTCTTCTATGTAAACACTGGAACAATTCTGGCCGCCGATGACGAGTCGGAGCTGGCTGGCGTTATGGCGCATGAGATCGCCCACGTTTGCGCCCGCCACGCCATGCGCCAGATGACGCGCGCTAATTGGGCGAACTTTGCCACCATCCCGCTGATCTTTATCGGCGGTGGAATCGGTTATGCGGCGTACGAAGCTGCCGGTATCGGCATTCCGCTCACCTTCATGAAATTCTCGCGTGGATTCGAGGCGCAAGCCGACTATCTGGGAACCCAGTATCTCTATGCCAGCGGCTACGATCCGCAGGCGATGGTCGACTTCTTCGAAAAGATCGAGGCTACGGAAAAGAAAAAGCCTGGCGCGTTGGCGAAGGCCTTTGCTTCGCATCCTGCGACTCCGGATCGCGTTGAGCATACGCAGCAGGAGATCGCCAGAATTCTGCCGCAGAAGGATGAATACGTAGTTACCACTTCGGAATTCGATCAGGTGAAGGCGCGACTGGCGGCTCTGGAGAATCGTCGCAAAGTCATCGACGACAAGGACACGAGCAAGCCTTCTCTGCGTCGTGCGTCGAACAAGACGGATAAAGATGGCAAGACGACCGACGATGATCGTCCTACGTTGCATCGTCGTGATAACAACGACTAA
- a CDS encoding MFS transporter: MANPFAFIAEATPAQRRTLLAAALGWMLDAFDVMLYSLVVAYIIRDLHMSKQTAGLLNTLTLLASGIGGVLFGFIADRIGRTRALMLSILTYSVCSFASGLATSVVVLACVRFLLGLGMGGEWNTGATLVAESWPTQFRARALAVVQSSWAIGYALAAVVAGVMLQRTTWRFVFFVGVLPALVTLWIQQGVPESELWKERRTGAPPTTASEQVRFVDLFGKRYRRKTVTLLLMNMFGMFGWWGLFTWIPPYLSLPVEQGGRGFSALNTTGLLVFLNLIGMAPGYSTFGWVADRLGRRPSVILYTVMAAAFVPLYAAAREPAVLLVLGAIVAFFGTGFFSGSGIIGSELFPTDVRARALGFTYNGARAMSSVAPFTIGRIGQQHGLNSAFYVCAVAFLLSALIAIFIPETLGTELT, translated from the coding sequence ATGGCTAATCCCTTCGCATTCATTGCGGAAGCGACTCCAGCACAGCGTCGAACTCTCCTAGCCGCCGCGCTCGGATGGATGCTCGACGCATTCGACGTAATGCTCTATTCGCTGGTCGTCGCCTACATTATCCGGGACCTGCACATGAGTAAGCAGACGGCAGGTCTGCTGAACACCCTCACCCTGCTTGCATCCGGTATCGGAGGCGTGCTGTTCGGCTTCATCGCCGACCGCATCGGTCGCACACGAGCCCTCATGCTGAGCATCCTCACTTATTCGGTTTGCTCCTTTGCCAGTGGGCTGGCAACTTCAGTGGTCGTGCTGGCTTGCGTGCGCTTTCTTCTTGGATTAGGCATGGGAGGCGAGTGGAACACTGGGGCAACGCTCGTCGCGGAGAGCTGGCCAACTCAGTTTCGCGCCCGAGCCCTTGCCGTCGTGCAGAGCTCCTGGGCAATCGGTTATGCATTAGCTGCCGTGGTCGCGGGTGTGATGCTGCAAAGAACAACGTGGCGATTCGTCTTTTTTGTCGGGGTATTGCCGGCGCTTGTTACGCTGTGGATACAGCAGGGTGTTCCCGAATCGGAACTTTGGAAAGAGCGGCGAACCGGCGCTCCGCCAACGACCGCGAGCGAGCAAGTTCGTTTCGTCGACCTGTTCGGCAAGCGATACCGAAGGAAGACGGTGACGCTGCTTCTGATGAACATGTTCGGAATGTTCGGCTGGTGGGGCTTGTTTACCTGGATCCCGCCTTATCTCTCACTGCCTGTCGAGCAAGGCGGTCGTGGATTTAGTGCGCTCAATACGACGGGATTATTGGTCTTTCTCAATCTAATAGGGATGGCGCCCGGCTACTCTACATTCGGCTGGGTAGCGGATCGCCTGGGACGACGTCCATCGGTAATTCTTTACACAGTCATGGCTGCCGCGTTCGTTCCGCTTTATGCAGCCGCGCGAGAGCCAGCCGTATTACTCGTGCTCGGTGCGATCGTGGCATTTTTTGGCACTGGCTTCTTTTCCGGATCGGGAATTATCGGGAGCGAACTATTTCCGACCGACGTTCGCGCACGTGCGCTAGGCTTTACCTACAATGGAGCACGCGCGATGAGCTCCGTTGCGCCGTTCACCATCGGAAGAATCGGTCAGCAGCACGGACTCAATTCCGCTTTTTATGTTTGCGCCGTCGCATTTCTTCTTTCTGCTCTGATTGCAATTTTTATCCCCGAAACTCTTGGAACCGAGCTGACGTGA
- a CDS encoding 30S ribosomal protein S15: MLARERKQDVITRFRTHDNDTGSPEVQIAVLSERIGELTEHFKSHQKDHASRRGLLMMVSKRRRLLDYLKNYDSERYKDVIQKLGIRK, translated from the coding sequence GTGTTAGCTAGAGAGCGTAAACAAGACGTCATTACCCGGTTCCGCACCCACGATAACGATACCGGCAGCCCCGAGGTACAGATCGCGGTGCTCAGTGAACGCATCGGTGAATTGACGGAACACTTCAAGTCGCACCAAAAGGATCACGCCTCCCGCCGCGGTCTCCTGATGATGGTCAGTAAGCGTCGCCGCCTGCTCGACTACCTCAAGAACTACGATTCCGAGCGTTATAAGGACGTAATCCAGAAACTCGGCATTCGCAAGTAA
- the pnp gene encoding polyribonucleotide nucleotidyltransferase, with protein MKQDASVELTGGKRLEFETGRLAKQAPGAAVVRIGDNVVLATAVAAPEPREGQDFFPLTVDYREYTYAGGRIPGGFIKREGRPSEREILTARQIDRPIRPLFPENFKNETQVIALVLSADTENDPDVAAINAASCAITLSDVPFAGPVGAVRVGIVNGEMVINPSYAERRESLLNIMVVGTKDGIVMIESGANEVTEDKVVDAIEFAHTEIKKIVSAITDLASRAGKPKRQIAPPEFDEKYFRELKSKIGDRLSDALDTKKYPKIESYTKVAEIEKELKSKLPEGDEAAAEKLEHYYEVLRERLFREQVTKGRMRPDRRKFDEIRNITIETSVLPRTHGSAIFTRGETQALVTTTLGTSDDVQRLENFEGEKKKNFMLHYNFPPFSVGETGRMTGVGRREIGHGALAERAITAVLPDADTWPYTMRIVSDILESNGSSSMASVCGAALSLMDAGVPIKAPVAGVAMGLVKEGDDYSILTDIAGAEDHYGDMDFKVAGTRQGITALQMDIKIAGITGQIMREALEQARQGRLFILDKMQEALPETRSAVSKFAPRIHTLQIPVDKIRDLIGPGGKVIRGIVEQTGVKIDVEDSGKVNVASSDAAMMSKALQIIGDITASPEVGKTYLGKVVRLADFGAFVEIFPGTDGLLHISEIAEHRIKDVRDELHEGDQILVKVLAIEGNRIKLSRKAILREQRAKMGAQAGTPGSEGDGAGERHEAVSPNGGESITIEGGADFAEDQNEPNFNRAEGEPAHAGAGGERQGARREGGRPAGRGRRHHGRGRGGDRNRGGGGGGRH; from the coding sequence ATGAAGCAAGACGCATCCGTTGAACTCACAGGCGGTAAGCGACTCGAATTTGAAACTGGCCGTTTAGCCAAACAGGCTCCCGGTGCTGCTGTAGTCAGAATCGGTGACAACGTAGTACTCGCTACGGCCGTAGCGGCTCCTGAGCCTCGGGAAGGACAAGACTTCTTCCCATTAACCGTCGATTACCGCGAGTACACCTATGCTGGTGGACGCATTCCTGGCGGATTTATCAAGCGAGAGGGCCGTCCTAGCGAACGCGAAATTCTTACCGCGCGGCAGATTGATCGTCCCATCCGGCCGCTGTTCCCGGAAAACTTCAAGAACGAAACCCAGGTGATTGCGCTCGTGCTTTCGGCTGATACCGAGAATGATCCTGACGTGGCCGCGATTAACGCGGCGTCCTGTGCGATTACCTTGTCTGACGTTCCATTTGCCGGACCGGTAGGCGCAGTTCGCGTCGGAATCGTGAATGGCGAGATGGTGATCAACCCTAGTTATGCGGAACGGCGCGAGAGCCTGCTCAACATCATGGTGGTCGGCACAAAAGACGGCATTGTGATGATTGAGTCGGGAGCAAACGAAGTCACCGAAGACAAAGTAGTAGATGCGATCGAGTTTGCCCATACCGAAATCAAGAAGATCGTTTCGGCGATCACGGATTTGGCCTCGCGAGCAGGCAAGCCGAAACGTCAGATCGCTCCGCCGGAGTTCGACGAGAAGTACTTCCGCGAGCTCAAGTCGAAAATTGGCGACCGCCTGAGTGACGCACTCGATACCAAGAAGTATCCGAAGATCGAGAGCTATACGAAAGTCGCGGAGATCGAGAAGGAACTCAAGTCGAAGCTGCCGGAGGGTGATGAAGCTGCCGCGGAAAAGCTTGAGCACTATTACGAAGTTCTGCGCGAGCGCCTGTTCCGCGAGCAGGTGACTAAGGGTCGCATGCGTCCCGATCGCCGCAAGTTCGATGAGATTCGCAACATCACCATTGAAACCAGTGTACTTCCGAGAACCCACGGTTCGGCGATCTTTACCCGCGGTGAAACACAAGCGTTGGTCACGACCACTTTGGGAACCTCTGACGACGTGCAGCGGCTGGAGAATTTTGAGGGCGAGAAGAAGAAGAACTTCATGCTGCACTACAACTTCCCACCGTTCTCGGTGGGCGAGACTGGCCGAATGACCGGTGTGGGACGTCGAGAAATTGGACATGGCGCACTGGCAGAGCGCGCGATTACTGCCGTGCTGCCAGACGCTGACACCTGGCCGTACACGATGCGCATCGTCTCCGACATTCTCGAATCGAACGGTTCCTCCTCAATGGCATCGGTCTGTGGCGCCGCCTTGTCGCTTATGGATGCTGGAGTGCCGATCAAGGCCCCGGTTGCCGGAGTAGCGATGGGCTTGGTGAAAGAGGGTGACGATTACTCCATCCTGACTGACATTGCCGGTGCAGAAGATCACTACGGCGACATGGACTTCAAAGTTGCTGGAACCAGGCAGGGAATCACGGCTCTGCAGATGGATATCAAGATCGCCGGTATCACCGGACAGATCATGCGTGAAGCGCTCGAACAGGCGCGTCAAGGACGCTTATTCATCCTCGACAAGATGCAGGAAGCGCTGCCAGAGACGCGCAGCGCGGTGTCGAAGTTTGCTCCGCGCATCCATACGCTGCAGATTCCAGTAGACAAGATTCGCGACCTGATCGGTCCCGGAGGCAAGGTGATCCGTGGAATCGTCGAGCAAACTGGCGTAAAGATCGATGTTGAGGATTCCGGCAAGGTGAATGTAGCTTCCAGTGATGCAGCAATGATGAGCAAGGCACTGCAGATCATCGGCGACATCACGGCTTCGCCCGAAGTGGGAAAGACGTATCTTGGGAAAGTCGTTCGTCTCGCCGATTTCGGAGCATTCGTCGAAATCTTCCCCGGAACCGACGGCTTGCTGCACATCAGCGAAATTGCAGAACACCGCATCAAGGACGTACGTGATGAGCTTCACGAGGGCGACCAAATTCTGGTGAAAGTCTTGGCCATTGAAGGCAATCGCATCAAGCTCTCTCGGAAGGCGATCTTGCGGGAGCAGCGTGCCAAAATGGGAGCTCAAGCCGGAACACCCGGTTCAGAGGGAGACGGGGCCGGGGAGCGTCATGAGGCAGTGAGTCCCAATGGAGGCGAAAGCATCACCATCGAAGGCGGTGCTGACTTCGCCGAGGATCAAAACGAGCCTAACTTCAATCGCGCCGAAGGCGAGCCTGCGCATGCTGGAGCAGGGGGAGAGCGCCAGGGAGCACGTCGTGAAGGTGGCCGTCCAGCTGGCCGTGGGCGACGTCATCATGGACGTGGGCGCGGAGGTGATCGTAACCGTGGTGGTGGCGGCGGGGGAAGGCACTGA
- the murA gene encoding UDP-N-acetylglucosamine 1-carboxyvinyltransferase, which translates to MDKFVIRGGNPLVGTVRVSGAKNAALPAMAAAILTEEPVILEAIPDVRDIQTERKLLESMGAEVELGYGRAHHRTSICCRNLSSPEAKYELVKTMRASTLVLGPLVARMGVARVSLPGGCAIGARPIDLHIKGLEKMGAQITQEHGYIEAKTDRLKGAHIVFEKITVTGTEDLLMAATLADGETIMENCAREPEVADLAALLNKMGANIEGAGSSTIRVKGVDKLGGAKHRIIPDRIEAGTFVVAGAITGGDLIVAGCEPAHMSALLSKLQECGVKIRTGEDSVRVQADGDLRGADIVTEEHPGFPTDMQAQYMALATQAEGTSIVTENIFENRFMHAQELVRMGANIKIEGRRAIVRGKTPLSAAAVLASDLRASASLVLAALVADGETIIDRVYHIDRGYERIEEKLRGVGAQMKRIGEMLPNKKSGQLTGATA; encoded by the coding sequence ATGGATAAATTTGTCATTCGAGGCGGCAATCCCCTAGTCGGAACGGTTCGTGTCAGCGGCGCAAAGAACGCCGCATTGCCGGCAATGGCCGCTGCAATTCTTACAGAAGAACCAGTCATTCTGGAGGCCATCCCGGACGTTCGCGATATTCAAACCGAACGCAAGCTGCTCGAATCAATGGGCGCTGAAGTCGAGTTGGGATACGGTCGGGCGCATCATCGCACCAGCATCTGCTGCCGCAATCTGAGCAGTCCGGAAGCCAAATACGAGCTGGTAAAAACTATGCGTGCCTCGACTCTCGTGTTGGGTCCGCTCGTCGCCCGGATGGGAGTTGCCCGCGTATCTCTGCCCGGTGGCTGCGCTATCGGCGCACGTCCGATCGATCTTCACATCAAAGGCCTTGAGAAGATGGGTGCGCAGATCACGCAGGAGCATGGCTACATCGAAGCGAAGACTGATCGCTTGAAAGGCGCGCACATCGTTTTCGAAAAGATCACTGTCACCGGCACTGAGGATCTACTGATGGCAGCTACTCTTGCCGACGGCGAAACGATCATGGAGAATTGCGCCCGTGAACCTGAGGTCGCAGATCTCGCCGCGCTCCTAAATAAGATGGGTGCAAACATTGAAGGCGCTGGAAGCTCTACGATTCGCGTGAAAGGCGTGGACAAGCTGGGCGGCGCAAAGCACCGCATTATTCCGGACCGCATCGAGGCGGGAACATTCGTTGTAGCCGGTGCGATTACCGGCGGTGATCTCATAGTCGCGGGCTGCGAGCCCGCCCACATGAGTGCGCTGCTATCGAAGCTTCAGGAATGTGGAGTAAAAATCCGAACCGGCGAAGACTCTGTTCGCGTGCAAGCCGATGGCGATCTTCGTGGCGCTGACATTGTGACTGAAGAACATCCCGGTTTTCCCACAGACATGCAGGCGCAATACATGGCTCTGGCAACACAAGCGGAAGGTACTTCGATTGTGACCGAGAACATCTTCGAGAATCGCTTCATGCACGCGCAGGAACTGGTGCGCATGGGCGCAAATATCAAGATCGAAGGACGCCGCGCGATCGTTCGCGGTAAGACTCCGCTAAGCGCAGCCGCAGTGCTCGCCTCCGATCTCCGCGCATCCGCCTCTCTGGTACTCGCAGCGCTGGTAGCCGACGGAGAAACGATCATCGACCGCGTTTACCACATTGACCGTGGATACGAGCGTATTGAAGAAAAATTGCGCGGCGTAGGCGCTCAGATGAAACGCATCGGCGAAATGCTACCCAACAAGAAGAGCGGCCAGCTCACCGGCGCGACAGCGTAA
- the murQ gene encoding N-acetylmuramic acid 6-phosphate etherase has translation MPALTTESALQSMITEQQNTASQALDSKSALEIATTINNEDSKVAGAVGKALPQIAQAIDAVADALARGGRLIYVGAGTSGRIAALDAAECPPTFSTDPKQVQFVIAGGEKALGRAVEANEDSTSLGQHDIAKLKPSKKDVVVGIAASGRTPYTVAAVEYAKKKGAKTVGVSCNAGSPLSQVADIAIAAEVGPEVISGSTRMKAGTAQKMVLNMITTGAMTRLGYVYGNLMVNVSPKNEKLVERAITILSKAADTDRERAKEALLKAGKSVPVALIMLKSGASLAKAKGMLKTNGGNVRRAIESSGSAKPSGTR, from the coding sequence ATGCCCGCATTAACAACTGAATCCGCGCTTCAATCAATGATCACGGAGCAGCAAAACACGGCATCCCAGGCGCTTGACAGCAAATCAGCGCTCGAGATTGCAACCACCATCAACAACGAGGACTCAAAGGTTGCGGGAGCGGTAGGCAAAGCCCTACCCCAAATCGCCCAGGCGATTGATGCGGTTGCGGACGCTTTGGCTCGCGGAGGGCGATTGATTTACGTCGGCGCAGGAACTAGCGGCCGAATTGCGGCTCTCGATGCCGCTGAGTGTCCGCCAACGTTCAGCACCGATCCCAAGCAGGTCCAGTTCGTAATTGCTGGAGGGGAGAAAGCACTCGGACGAGCGGTGGAAGCCAATGAAGACTCAACAAGCCTGGGGCAGCACGACATTGCGAAATTGAAACCATCCAAGAAAGACGTAGTGGTGGGAATCGCCGCAAGCGGGCGCACGCCTTATACCGTCGCAGCTGTAGAGTACGCAAAGAAGAAGGGTGCGAAAACGGTTGGTGTTTCTTGCAATGCCGGCTCCCCACTTTCTCAAGTTGCCGACATCGCGATCGCAGCCGAAGTTGGACCTGAGGTCATTTCCGGTTCTACGCGGATGAAAGCTGGAACAGCCCAGAAGATGGTGCTCAATATGATCACCACAGGCGCAATGACGAGGCTCGGTTATGTTTATGGGAACTTGATGGTGAACGTCTCTCCGAAGAACGAAAAACTCGTCGAGCGGGCTATCACGATTCTCAGCAAGGCGGCTGATACAGACCGCGAGCGCGCAAAGGAGGCTTTGCTCAAAGCAGGCAAGAGCGTCCCTGTGGCATTGATTATGCTGAAAAGTGGAGCAAGTCTAGCGAAAGCGAAGGGCATGCTGAAGACCAATGGCGGCAATGTGAGACGAGCAATCGAATCCTCCGGAAGTGCTAAGCCTTCCGGCACGAGATAA
- a CDS encoding serine hydrolase: MGVTDLPRAHGFEVIGHAAPCVVRRAQGYSGQRAVAILSHGCEERAFPGSAFAVARNGNTILQGAVGGFTYDGSSEDVTLSTIFDIASVTKAVATSSMAMLLCERRQLTLQQPVIDILPEFEQKDSRRKLVTLEMLLAHSSGLPAYIKLFQQARDRASLLRLAFQVPLERDPGTRADYSDIGFILLSELLERVTGEGLDSFCAREIFVPLKMRSTVFGPKPELRSAIPPTRNDQDFRHRVIQGEVHDENASVMGGVSGHAGLFSNTTDLMLFSASMLGFGTQLFRPATIELFTRRQTLPAGTSRALGWDTPSNPSQSGKYFSPRSFGHLGYTGTSLWIDAERNLAIALLTNRTWPDNESQLIKMIRPAFHDAVMEEVLKIS; this comes from the coding sequence GTGGGAGTGACAGATCTACCGCGGGCGCATGGTTTCGAAGTGATAGGCCACGCTGCGCCTTGTGTGGTTCGGCGCGCACAGGGCTATTCTGGGCAGCGCGCGGTGGCCATCCTCAGTCATGGTTGCGAAGAGAGGGCTTTTCCCGGCTCGGCATTCGCAGTCGCTCGGAACGGCAATACAATCCTTCAGGGAGCGGTCGGAGGGTTTACGTACGACGGGAGCTCTGAGGATGTGACGCTTTCGACAATCTTTGACATCGCCTCTGTTACTAAAGCCGTCGCCACCAGCTCGATGGCTATGCTGCTCTGTGAACGCCGCCAGCTCACTTTGCAGCAGCCAGTGATCGACATCCTTCCGGAATTCGAACAGAAAGATTCGCGGCGCAAGCTTGTGACGCTCGAGATGTTGCTTGCGCATTCTTCTGGATTACCCGCCTACATAAAGCTGTTTCAGCAGGCAAGAGATCGTGCTTCCTTGTTGCGGTTGGCGTTTCAGGTTCCGTTGGAACGAGATCCAGGAACTCGCGCCGACTACAGCGACATAGGATTCATACTTCTCAGCGAGTTGCTGGAACGAGTTACCGGCGAAGGCTTGGATTCTTTCTGCGCACGGGAGATATTCGTTCCCCTAAAAATGCGTTCAACCGTCTTTGGCCCGAAGCCAGAACTACGAAGCGCCATTCCACCGACGCGCAACGATCAGGATTTCCGGCATCGCGTTATTCAAGGCGAGGTTCATGACGAGAACGCAAGCGTCATGGGCGGCGTTTCCGGTCATGCTGGGTTGTTCTCGAACACCACCGATCTAATGCTCTTCTCGGCCAGCATGTTGGGATTTGGAACACAATTATTTCGTCCCGCAACAATCGAGCTGTTTACTCGACGGCAAACTCTACCTGCCGGAACGTCGCGCGCACTAGGCTGGGACACTCCATCCAATCCATCGCAATCCGGCAAATATTTTTCTCCGCGTTCCTTCGGACATCTCGGCTATACAGGAACATCGCTTTGGATCGATGCTGAACGCAATCTCGCCATCGCTTTGCTGACCAATCGCACTTGGCCGGACAACGAGTCTCAACTCATCAAGATGATTCGGCCGGCGTTTCACGACGCGGTCATGGAGGAAGTTCTGAAGATTTCGTGA
- a CDS encoding serine hydrolase produces MRTLFAFLALVLSSHYTFAAVDTALQAKIEALAAQHHGKLTLYASNLKTGATVAIESDKPVATASVIKLPILVEAMGQVKAGKRRLSEKITLQKDDIVQGSGILQFFDIPLVITLKDALTFMIVESDNTATNLVMDQIGMKNVNDRIASMGLKDTYLYKKVFKPTVGPMPADQKRFGLGKTTAKEMAKVMESIVRCDLKDQELCDDMLYMLRNQQYRNLVPHYIETSDTSEGLSLIANKTGSLDEVRNDVAVVYSKNGPILISAFTYDNQDKSWNNENAAELLIAHIAKLILETWSPLGLAKEIPPATSAP; encoded by the coding sequence ATGAGAACACTCTTCGCGTTTCTTGCCCTGGTTCTGTCTTCACATTACACCTTCGCCGCGGTGGACACGGCTCTTCAAGCGAAGATCGAAGCTTTGGCGGCTCAGCATCATGGAAAACTGACGCTTTATGCCTCGAATTTGAAGACAGGCGCCACAGTCGCAATTGAGTCCGATAAGCCTGTTGCAACAGCATCCGTAATTAAGCTTCCCATTTTGGTTGAGGCGATGGGGCAGGTGAAGGCCGGGAAACGCAGGCTTTCGGAGAAGATCACCTTACAGAAGGACGATATCGTTCAAGGCTCCGGAATCCTGCAATTCTTCGACATTCCGTTAGTCATCACGCTGAAGGACGCGCTCACGTTCATGATCGTCGAGAGCGACAACACAGCCACGAATCTGGTGATGGATCAGATCGGCATGAAGAATGTGAACGACCGCATCGCCTCCATGGGGCTGAAAGATACGTATCTGTACAAGAAAGTCTTCAAGCCCACGGTTGGTCCAATGCCGGCGGACCAAAAAAGGTTTGGCCTAGGCAAGACGACGGCGAAAGAAATGGCTAAAGTGATGGAGAGCATCGTGCGCTGCGACTTGAAGGACCAGGAGCTCTGTGACGACATGCTTTACATGCTCCGCAACCAGCAATATCGCAATCTAGTGCCGCATTACATTGAGACGTCGGATACGTCGGAAGGCCTGTCGCTAATCGCCAACAAAACCGGATCGCTCGATGAAGTTCGCAACGACGTGGCCGTAGTTTATTCCAAAAATGGGCCGATTCTTATCTCGGCTTTTACCTATGACAATCAGGACAAGAGCTGGAATAACGAGAATGCTGCGGAACTGCTGATAGCTCACATCGCCAAGCTGATCTTGGAGACATGGTCGCCGCTGGGGCTCGCAAAAGAGATTCCGCCCGCAACTTCAGCTCCTTAA